From Azospirillum sp. TSA2s, a single genomic window includes:
- a CDS encoding nicotinate phosphoribosyltransferase, whose translation MSDTDNRSVGSRSVDGRPTALHPSSAAVPDWTDTYFRRTKEAVGKFGDKTVTYAIFMRRPVVCAPRLAVEWLESVARERNTSFQIELNYPEGKWVGAGEPIMYITGSFYHLVDCETILLQKLGPASVAAYNAFTMCADLPKVAFLAMDARHCAGTEMAEMMAYAASVGSDRAKRKVGAKGFVGNATDATAFYFGQERGMGTMPHALIGYAGSTVRAAEMFHETFPDLPLTVLVDYFGREITDGLEVCRRFPQLAAQGKLSLRLDTPGGRFVEGLDPPGSYAVLERHAPHAIRGYRDETQLRYLIGTGVSAAAIHYVRERLDEAGFPAVKIVASSGFGPAKCRLMAEANAPVDVIGTGSYLPERWTETYATADIIEYDGERRVKVGREFLFRR comes from the coding sequence ATGAGCGACACCGATAACCGATCAGTTGGCAGCCGGTCAGTCGATGGACGGCCGACGGCCCTCCATCCGTCCTCCGCGGCGGTGCCCGACTGGACGGACACCTATTTCCGCCGCACCAAGGAGGCTGTCGGCAAGTTCGGCGACAAGACCGTCACCTATGCGATCTTCATGCGGCGTCCGGTGGTCTGCGCCCCGCGCCTTGCGGTGGAATGGCTGGAGTCGGTGGCGCGGGAACGCAACACCAGCTTCCAGATCGAACTGAATTACCCTGAGGGCAAGTGGGTCGGCGCCGGCGAGCCGATCATGTACATCACCGGCTCCTTCTACCATCTGGTCGATTGCGAAACGATCCTGCTGCAGAAGCTGGGCCCGGCCAGCGTCGCCGCCTACAACGCCTTTACCATGTGCGCCGACCTGCCGAAGGTCGCCTTCCTCGCCATGGACGCCCGCCACTGCGCCGGGACGGAGATGGCGGAGATGATGGCCTATGCCGCCTCCGTCGGGTCCGACCGGGCCAAGCGCAAGGTCGGCGCCAAGGGCTTCGTCGGCAACGCCACCGACGCCACCGCCTTCTACTTCGGGCAGGAACGGGGCATGGGCACCATGCCGCACGCCCTGATCGGCTATGCCGGATCGACCGTGCGCGCGGCGGAGATGTTCCACGAGACCTTCCCCGACCTGCCGCTGACCGTCCTGGTCGATTATTTCGGCCGCGAGATCACCGACGGGCTGGAGGTCTGCCGCCGCTTTCCGCAGCTGGCCGCCCAGGGCAAGCTGTCGCTGCGGCTCGACACCCCCGGCGGCCGTTTCGTCGAGGGGCTGGACCCGCCCGGCTCCTACGCCGTGCTGGAGCGCCATGCGCCGCATGCCATCCGAGGTTATCGCGACGAGACGCAACTGCGTTACCTGATCGGCACCGGCGTGTCTGCCGCCGCGATCCACTATGTGCGCGAACGGCTGGACGAGGCCGGCTTCCCGGCGGTGAAGATCGTCGCCAGCAGCGGCTTCGGCCCGGCCAAGTGCCGGCTGATGGCGGAGGCCAATGCCCCGGTGGACGTGATCGGCACCGGCAGCTACCTGCCCGAACGCTGGACGGAGACCTACGCGACCGCCGACATCATCGAGTATGACGGCGAACGCCGTGTGAAGGTCGGCCGCGAGTTCCTGTTTCGGCGGTAA
- a CDS encoding manganese catalase family protein — MFMHNKKLMYTVRVSEPNPVLASLMLEQFGGPQGELAAAMRYFTQGLADEDPGRKDMLIDIATEELSHLEVIGSIVAMLTKGAKGKLAEGAEATADLYANITQGNGSHTLSLLYGGGPALVNSAGQLWTGGYIDSIGEPTADLRSNVAAEARAKIIYERLINVTDDPGVKDALGFLMTREIAHQKSFEKALYAIDNNFPPGKLPGKPEYTDKYYNMSQGEGDMRGPWNQGAQWEFVDVKMGDAPVNGGDGNPTVKLAASELAAVNAVAARTMSKPDSDPTTGADLGAGPGAGKTKTTTGGR; from the coding sequence ATGTTCATGCACAACAAAAAGCTCATGTACACGGTTCGCGTGTCGGAGCCGAACCCGGTGCTCGCCAGCCTCATGCTTGAGCAGTTCGGCGGCCCGCAGGGCGAGCTTGCCGCGGCCATGCGCTACTTCACCCAGGGTCTGGCCGACGAGGATCCGGGCCGCAAGGACATGCTGATCGACATCGCGACCGAGGAGTTGAGCCACCTGGAGGTCATCGGCTCCATCGTCGCCATGCTGACCAAGGGCGCCAAGGGCAAGCTGGCCGAAGGTGCGGAGGCGACCGCCGACCTGTACGCCAACATCACCCAGGGCAACGGCAGCCACACCCTGTCGCTGCTGTATGGCGGCGGTCCGGCGCTGGTGAATTCGGCCGGGCAGCTGTGGACCGGCGGCTACATCGACAGCATCGGCGAGCCGACGGCCGACCTGCGCTCCAACGTCGCCGCGGAAGCGCGCGCCAAGATCATTTACGAGCGCCTCATCAACGTCACCGACGATCCGGGCGTGAAGGATGCGCTGGGCTTCCTGATGACCCGCGAGATCGCCCACCAGAAGAGCTTCGAGAAGGCGCTTTACGCCATCGACAACAACTTCCCGCCGGGCAAGCTGCCGGGCAAGCCGGAATACACCGACAAGTATTACAACATGAGCCAGGGCGAAGGCGACATGCGCGGCCCCTGGAACCAGGGCGCCCAGTGGGAGTTCGTCGACGTCAAGATGGGCGACGCCCCGGTCAATGGCGGCGACGGCAACCCGACGGTCAAGCTCGCCGCGTCGGAACTGGCGGCGGTCAATGCCGTGGCCGCCCGCACGATGTCGAAGCCGGACTCCGATCCGACCACCGGCGCCGACCTGGGCGCGGGCCCGGGCGCCGGCAAGACCAAGACGACCACCGGCGGGCGGTAA
- the deoA gene encoding thymidine phosphorylase, giving the protein MLPQEIVRAKRDGQLLDSATIQDFVRGITDGSVSEAQAAAFAMAVFFRGMSLDERVALTRAMRDSGTVMEWRSLNLPGPVIDKHSTGGVGDKVSLILAPMLAACGGFVPMVSGRGLGHTGGTLDKFESIPGYRAKPDNDLLRRVVKQVGCAVIGATDDIAPADKRLYAIRDVTATVESLDLITASILSKKLAAGLDALVMDVKFGSGAFMQRFEDAEALAESIVTVSKGAGLPAVALLTDMNEVLGRSAGNALEMRECLAILRGEPAEPRLYEVTAALAAELLALSGLAPDAAAGRAMADRSIASGAAAERFARMVEALGGPADLLEQPDRHLERAPIVRPVFAQRSGFVGAIDTRGVGMAVVALGGGRTKTTDAIDFAVGFAEVAGLGDAVGPGDRPLAILHARTEAQADDAERHLRSSVTVSDTAPARGPLIAKRLG; this is encoded by the coding sequence ATGCTTCCGCAGGAGATCGTCCGCGCCAAGCGCGATGGCCAGCTGCTCGACTCCGCCACCATCCAGGATTTCGTGCGCGGCATCACCGACGGCAGCGTGTCGGAGGCCCAGGCGGCGGCCTTCGCCATGGCCGTCTTCTTCCGCGGCATGAGCCTGGACGAACGGGTGGCCCTGACCCGCGCCATGCGCGATTCGGGCACGGTGATGGAATGGCGGTCGCTGAACCTGCCCGGCCCCGTGATCGACAAGCATTCGACCGGCGGTGTCGGCGACAAGGTCAGCCTGATACTGGCGCCGATGCTGGCGGCCTGCGGCGGTTTCGTGCCGATGGTGTCGGGGCGCGGGTTGGGTCACACCGGCGGTACGCTCGACAAGTTCGAGAGCATCCCCGGCTATCGCGCCAAGCCCGACAACGACCTGCTGCGCCGGGTGGTGAAGCAGGTCGGCTGCGCGGTGATCGGCGCCACCGACGACATCGCCCCGGCCGACAAGCGGCTCTATGCCATTCGCGACGTGACGGCGACGGTCGAATCGCTCGACCTCATCACCGCGTCGATCCTGTCGAAGAAGCTCGCCGCCGGGCTGGACGCGCTGGTGATGGACGTGAAGTTCGGCAGCGGCGCCTTCATGCAGCGGTTCGAGGATGCCGAGGCGCTGGCCGAGAGTATCGTCACCGTCTCCAAGGGCGCGGGCCTGCCGGCGGTGGCCCTGCTGACCGACATGAACGAGGTGCTGGGCCGCAGCGCCGGCAATGCGCTGGAGATGCGGGAATGCCTCGCCATCCTGCGCGGCGAACCGGCCGAACCGCGACTCTACGAGGTGACGGCGGCGCTGGCGGCGGAACTGCTGGCGTTGAGCGGGCTGGCACCGGACGCGGCGGCCGGGCGCGCCATGGCCGACCGCTCCATCGCCAGCGGCGCGGCGGCGGAGCGGTTCGCCCGCATGGTGGAGGCGTTGGGCGGGCCGGCCGACCTGTTGGAGCAGCCGGACCGCCATCTGGAACGCGCGCCCATCGTCCGCCCGGTGTTCGCCCAGCGATCCGGCTTCGTCGGCGCGATCGACACCCGCGGCGTCGGCATGGCGGTGGTGGCGCTGGGCGGCGGCCGGACCAAGACCACCGACGCCATCGACTTCGCCGTCGGCTTCGCCGAGGTGGCCGGGCTGGGCGACGCGGTGGGACCGGGAGACCGCCCGCTGGCGATCCTGCACGCCCGCACGGAGGCGCAGGCCGACGATGCCGAACGCCACCTGCGCTCGTCGGTCACGGTCAGCGACACGGCGCCGGCGCGTGGCCCGCTGATCGCGAAACGCTTGGGGTGA
- the fliL gene encoding flagellar basal body-associated protein FliL gives MTKTSVSAEAGQGSLPSFDGTGNRIVLALLGLMLAFAGAGIGSALLLRPAPAQGAYSPARVEAAPAVYAALPTLTVTLNDGRRLQELRLRAVLEFDPSTPMETVTPHLPRIADAIERRLLEVDPAELRGAEGQVYVKDALRYVANKTMRPLKLRQVLIQDMLLR, from the coding sequence ATGACCAAGACATCAGTCTCTGCCGAAGCCGGCCAAGGCAGCCTGCCCTCCTTCGATGGAACCGGAAACAGGATCGTCCTGGCATTGCTGGGGCTGATGCTGGCTTTCGCCGGCGCCGGGATCGGCAGTGCGCTGCTTCTGCGCCCGGCCCCCGCCCAGGGCGCCTATTCCCCTGCCCGCGTTGAGGCGGCACCGGCCGTCTATGCCGCCCTGCCCACCCTGACGGTCACGCTCAACGACGGCCGCCGGCTGCAGGAGCTGCGGCTGCGCGCCGTCTTGGAATTCGACCCGTCGACCCCGATGGAGACGGTCACGCCGCATCTGCCGCGCATCGCGGACGCCATCGAACGGCGCCTGCTGGAGGTCGACCCGGCCGAACTGCGTGGGGCGGAGGGCCAGGTCTATGTCAAGGACGCGCTGCGCTACGTCGCCAACAAGACCATGCGTCCGTTGAAGCTTCGGCAAGTGCTGATCCAGGACATGCTGCTGCGCTGA
- the gor gene encoding glutathione-disulfide reductase codes for MAEFDFDLFTIGAGSGGVAASRRAASYGAKVAICEGSRVGGTCVIRGCVPKKLLVYAAQFRDGFEDSCGYGWNSHTPTFDWETLIARKDREIDRLNGIYINMLKNSGVTLHEGFGRIIDPHTVEVDGKRYTARNILIATGGWPTLPQVEGMEHAATSNEALHLETLPHSVLIIGGGYIAVEFASIFRGLGAEVTLMIRGDDLLNGFDDDIRVALAQEMRKRGINIISRCKPAKLEKGPGGYTLTDHMGREHSAGLVMAATGRRPNTKNLGLEEVGITLNEAGAIPVDEWSRTSVDSIYAIGDVTDRMALTPIAIAEGRALAETLYNDNPMHIGYDNVPTAVFSLPPLGTVGLTEMQARAKYPQVDIYKAGFRPMKHTLSGRDERVLMKLVVDGESQRVLGCHMMGMDAPEMMQPMAIAMNCGATKRDFDRTIALHPSTSEEFVLMREKAEPEKKI; via the coding sequence GTGGCCGAGTTCGATTTCGACCTCTTCACCATCGGCGCGGGGTCCGGGGGCGTCGCCGCCAGCCGGCGCGCGGCGTCCTACGGCGCCAAGGTGGCGATCTGCGAGGGCAGCCGCGTCGGCGGCACCTGCGTGATCCGCGGCTGCGTGCCGAAGAAGCTGCTGGTCTACGCCGCGCAGTTCCGCGACGGCTTCGAGGATTCCTGCGGCTATGGCTGGAACTCGCACACGCCGACCTTCGACTGGGAAACGCTGATCGCGCGCAAGGACCGCGAGATCGACCGGCTGAACGGCATCTACATCAATATGCTGAAAAACTCCGGCGTCACCCTGCATGAAGGGTTCGGCCGGATCATCGACCCCCACACGGTCGAGGTGGACGGCAAGCGCTACACCGCCCGCAACATCCTGATCGCCACCGGCGGCTGGCCGACCCTGCCGCAGGTGGAAGGGATGGAGCATGCTGCGACCTCCAACGAGGCGCTGCATCTGGAAACGCTTCCCCACTCCGTCCTGATCATCGGCGGCGGCTACATCGCCGTGGAGTTCGCCAGCATTTTCCGCGGGCTGGGCGCCGAAGTGACGCTGATGATCCGCGGCGACGACCTGCTGAACGGCTTCGACGACGACATCCGCGTCGCGCTGGCGCAGGAGATGCGCAAGCGCGGCATCAACATCATCTCGCGCTGCAAGCCGGCGAAGCTGGAAAAGGGTCCCGGCGGCTATACCCTGACCGACCATATGGGCCGCGAGCATTCCGCCGGTCTGGTGATGGCCGCCACCGGTCGTCGCCCGAACACCAAGAATCTCGGCCTGGAAGAGGTCGGCATCACCCTGAACGAGGCCGGCGCGATCCCGGTGGACGAGTGGTCGCGGACCTCGGTCGACAGCATCTATGCCATCGGCGACGTCACCGACCGCATGGCGCTGACCCCGATCGCCATCGCCGAGGGCCGGGCGCTGGCCGAAACGCTGTACAACGACAACCCGATGCACATCGGCTACGACAACGTGCCGACCGCGGTGTTCTCGTTGCCGCCGCTGGGCACCGTCGGCCTGACCGAGATGCAGGCCCGTGCCAAATACCCGCAGGTCGACATCTACAAGGCCGGCTTCCGCCCGATGAAGCACACCCTGTCCGGCCGCGATGAGCGGGTGCTGATGAAGCTGGTGGTGGACGGCGAAAGCCAGCGCGTGCTGGGCTGCCACATGATGGGCATGGATGCGCCGGAGATGATGCAGCCGATGGCCATCGCCATGAACTGCGGCGCCACCAAGCGCGACTTCGACCGCACCATCGCGCTGCACCCCTCCACGTCGGAGGAATTCGTGCTGATGCGCGAGAAGGCGGAGCCGGAAAAGAAGATCTGA